GTTGCAGGACGACTTAGTTCATTTAGCTGTaatttcagcttcctcacagattGACTTGGAGCAGTTTTGTTAAATGTTAGAAGAATAAGGCAAAACTGAAAAGTTAAAGATCTGAAAACATAACCCCTAGTCTGCAACGTAAATGTTCATTTCTGAGCTTGCATGCCAAGCTTTGCAGAATATGTGGTGCACGTTCCAAGTTAGATGAGTGTTACTgttcaaactgaaaataaactttTGTCATACTATTTATTGCTTGGTGAATGCATatcaattttgctttttttataagTACTTAGAAAATTCCACTTTAACCTGTAACCCTTGAGAGTGTGGCTGTTCTTACTTTACAGAACAGTAGTTGATATTTAACAAGTTCCCTGAAACTTCAAGCAGTCGCGTATAAACCTGGATTTAGGCACTGGTGCTATTCTCTAATAAAGTTGCTGAAGATTTGACAGTTAGTGTTTTATGTTCAGTTTACGTccatttttaatgcaaaactaATACAACTGTATCGTGTTGTGTAAAGATGCACTCTAAAAATTGTGCCGTGTTCTCATATACTGATGTCTCTCACAGCTGCACAAATGCAACCATATGCTTTTTTCTCCTTATTAACTGTTTTGTAGGAACCAAAATCTGACTAGAATTCTTCTTTTTAGACCAAGTGAAAGATTAGACCGTGAAAGGCCAGTAAGAGGTCGTGGCAGAGGAAGAGGTGGATTGCGAGGTAGAGGAAGAGGTGGTGGAATACAGAGAAGTTCTGATGGCTTTGACCAAAGAGGAAAATGGGAATCTGAAAGACAACGTGAGAGTGATAAAATGTAAGTGTTCTGTATGCTGCTTCTTACTTGGTGTACCAGTAAACAATAGTCATCATGGCAGTAACGTTTCTTAGTATTCTGTTCTCTTCTATATCCAAGTTGCCTGGCAAAAAGTCAGTACTGATTTTAGTTTCAAGTcgcaatgaaaaaaataaacaaaccccttAAACTCACAGAACCCTGTTTCTTTCTTTAGAGGAATGAAAGTAGATGATAAAAAGGGTGGAGGTGGAGTTTGCAACTGGGGAACGGTTAAAGATGACACAAGGGACAACATGTACTTGTGCCCACCATAGATCGTCATTTTACATGGCTCACCTTAGATCATCATTTTCTGTTCaccagttttgtgtttgttttgagcTTTATAAGGCTTgctttctattaattgttatgcTGAACATAGTTCTACGTTTTTCTGAACTCACCTTCTTCATAGCAGTGAGATTTATTTGTAGCAAAGGCATGGCGATATTTCTTCAGTTAAGACTGCCAAAATCTTTTGATTGGGGCCAATTTGTCTTTTAACTGAAATAAGTTACTCGCCTACTAAGAAAAATTGTCAGTGGAACTCTGGTATTTAATGGCATTGCTACTAAATGCTGATTAAAAGATTGAAGCTTTGTTAGTGGGCTTAAAATTCACTATCTTTTTCTTAAGTTTTATCTATAATTTCAAAATTGCAAAGCTGTAATACAATTCAGTGTGCCTCTGGAGGTGATATTTAGCTGACCACTGATGTACACAGTAACAATATGTGGTGGCTTATTGATTAGATTTAAAAAATTGGGAGTGTTTAATTCTGTACTTCCCTTATAGGTCTCTGTTCAGACTTGCAAAAAGCTCACTGAAAATGTTGACTTTGTTCATTCTTTGCATATATTGCTACCACTTTTTTCCAGTAGCTTTTGTTCTCATATGCATATAGAACACTTTATTTGATGGCTGATAAGGAGCAGAGAAAAGGCAGCACTTTGAGCTTGGAGCAAATATTTTTGATCATGTACACATTCTTTcacaaaattgttttaaaaacaaaatttcatttttaaatcttAGATCATGGATTTGGGCCATTTGGCTAAAAGGTTGAAGAATACAGCCATGATGGCTTCTAATTTGGAGAGCTTGATATGCCAAATTCTTTGGAAAGGCCGTACTAATATCTGTCTCTTCTGTAATATTTCATACTAAAAGCAAAAGATTGATTAGTTACTTTGGCTTTCAAAACAAAGGATCAGCTAGATTAACATAGTTCTGAGCTGATAGCAGAAACTCACTGATCAAAAGCAAGAAACCAGCTTCTGTGAAATGTCAGAGAAGGTTGTATGAACTTCATAAAGTACAAGAAAATCAAGATCCCTTATGCTCTCCCTATTAAATTTTTGTTAGTTCAGTAGCATCAGAACTTAAAATATAAACATGAGATATCAATGATTTCTTGTCATGTGGTGCCTATGGTAGAACTAACATTAAACTGGAGTTACGTAAACAATGATGCTTAATGATGCCTCGAAGCTAACAGGTGTTAATATTAAATATGTATGCCTGCCAGTGAAATGAAACCATGCTATTGCTCTCACATGACAGTGAACCAGTGTTCATGTTACAGACAATACAAACTTGGAGTATGATTTGTACCATTTTAATAGttgaaaaggaacaaaaaggcAAACCTAAACATGAGTGATATACTAACCAAGTACTGGTATTATTATTCATGATTGAATTATTTTGTCTTCATGCACGCTTTTCACTCTTTTTGATTAAAAGTACGTAGAAGTTGAATTTTCCTAATACTTCTCATTTTGTTAGTCGCTTAACTACTCACTTAGTAGATCTATTTTCTGGTTACGATCTTAAGAGTTTTTCTCCTCTACTTTCTCCCCTCCAAAggaattctggggaaaaaaaatatcaatgtATTGATCTGTAAGGTTTTTTCCCCAATGTGTCCCATTAAGACTTGGTGGATTGTTTggttgtgtgtggtgtgttgtggtttttttgtttgtttgttttttgtttgtttgtttgttttttgtgttgttgtggttttttttgtttttgtttttgtttttttacagttttAGTGGGATGGAACAGACTACTCCTGtggaagagactgcagaaacagcTGAGCAGCCAGGGACATCTGAAGGAGAGCCTCTGAACAAGTATAGTCtgactaaaatattttctttataaatgcaaagaaaacaatTGACTGTTATTGATCTACTTGTATGGGAGGCACACTTGAAATATGAACTGTTAAGTTATGCTAGTgcacatatttaaaaataaaaaagctttgtcTATATTTGTGAGTCAAGAAAATGCATCACTGACTAAAGCTTGGTTTATACAGCCGCAGATTGCATTTACTTGCCAAGTGATGCTTACATTCCTAAGATCTGCTGATAATTTAAGGAGGAGCTACATATTGTCTGTTACCTATTTAACTTGGCTAATTTGTAGAAAATTAGTTTTTATGAGAAAAATGTTCAAGGTGCCTATGCACAATTAAAACACACAAAGATAGAATTCTCTTAAGTCACTATTCATCAGTCGCTAATAACGATGCAGTTGTCATCTGTTCATGAAGAACCTCTGCAGAACTTGAAAAATTTGCTGAAATTGGTCTTGCAGTGACCCTTAGAAGTAGGGAGAGAGAAACCTGCCTCTTGTCTTCTGACTTTCATTCTTATCAGTGTCCAGTGAGAACTTACTTCACACGAAATAAACACTAGCTTAAGAAAAAGTAACTAGACAATCTTGTCTAAGTTAGAGACTTTAAAGAATAATCAGATACCATATGGTGAATATCTTCTAATGAGTGAAAGACGATCAGTTCAGTGCGTCAGCCTTCTCTTTTGTTGCTATGAAGTCTTCTTTACCTAGAGATGCAGGTCCAGTTATTAGTGGCTGTGATTAATTTCTTAATTATAAATCTACCTGGGACTACAAAACCTATTTTATATGTTCAGGTTGTATAACCCTGTAAGAAATTGAGTTGGTGTAGCTtggatttcttttcattttaaactaGCTCTCAATATGTAGCCAGAGGTGAGTATACATGGGGAAATCTCTGAAGTGGAGTGACTGTGACTGGGTTTCAAGAAAACTGTTTCTAGACTAACTTGAATCAGATGAGTAGTGTGGATAAGCTGTCAAGAATGCATTGTACTAGCTAAATAGGGAAGCAGTTACTCAGCTTTTTTTATCACCAACTACTGGTGCCTTAACTTGTTTCAAGATCCAATTCAAGCTCTTTGTAGATGTGTCCTGACATCAGTTTCTTTTAGAGCGTAAGGCATTAGAAGTGTATATTTAGTGGCAAAGGCATCTGGCAGAATCTGCTGGTTGTCTTTAATTAGTTTCTCAGAGATGACTAGGTATTTGATCAGACTGTGGGCCTTTCTGGAGATTTTActcctctttagtttttttttttaaagcttagtTTAGGAATAGTCCACTGAAATCcgtaaaattaaaaaatgcaagTAACATGCAATTACAAAATTCTGCATTGTGTGTTCTTTGCAGTGCAGTAAATATTGCCCTGAAGACTCACAAATCTGTATGCAAAACACGAATTACATGTACCTTATTCTACTTACCTCTAAGGTTAGTGTCAACTTGGGGACTGTACTTGttttaaaacagaagagaaagcatTGTGCAAATAGTGCCTAGGTAATCAGAGTGTTGTATGGCATAGACCTtaaaaaagtggatttttttttcttgtttttttaataattgaaagCAAAGCTGGTGTGGTATGGTTTTCATGCTTCAGGTTTTATTTGAAGGCCTCGtatgctgtgctggtttgactaaaagtgagttaattttcttcatgtagttaGAAACTATTCTTTTACATAGCtggcatggtcattgtttggatttagcttgagaacaagaagataacaccccagggcaGAACTAATATTTTTCTTAGAGTAGCTTTACAGTATCTTTGAGTTGGAATAAAGGCTTATTGTCTGGGAGATCAAGGCCTTTCTGGGCTctctgcaggtgtgaggcagcgggGAAGGCAGGCATGGATgcggcagagcttgactgacacccaggcTGATCAGTGAGAGTCTTCCATGCCATTGGTGTTGTGCTTTCTATTTAAGGAGAGTTGTTTTTTTTATGTCTGGGGAGATGGAGACCCGTCTGGTTCTGCTCCATTTCGGTGAATTTCCATTTGGGACTTTCCTTTAGTTCAGTGATTTGCCATCCTGCCGTTTTGCAGTGGCTTCCGGGCCTTTTTACCTTTGTGGCCTTCTCACTCTCCCTTCCCAggattggctgttcaggacctgggtgcTCTCTCTTACTGACACTGGCTGCTTGACATGGACGGAGCTCTTGAGGAATTGTGTTGAGCAtcttttatattttctgttttatagaTACCAGGTAGTAGTGGTGGTATATTGGTATtactattttattaaactgtgtttgtctcagtccacgagtttctcccttcccttttgattctccccctatttggggggtgggaggagtgagtgagtggctgtcatGGTTATGATTGCTAGCTCTGGTTAAACTGTGACATATGCTTAGGTTGCTTGTGCTCTCCGGAGCTGCTGTCTTCCGGCAGGTAGCATAAAACAGCGAAAGCTTCTAGCAAGTCTACTTTCTGCTTTCACCACAGCCTTAATACTGAGGGTGAAGGGGTGTGTGTTTACTTAAGCTACTGTTACGGTTGTTCTCATTTTGACTCTTAAatgcagcagctccaaggaatCAATTTCTTTTCTACTGCTTTGTTGCAGTTGTGTGCTTGTAAGGAGAGATGAAAAGCTTCGGTTTGTTTCTTCTCCCATTCTCTTTCCTGTTTGAACTGTTTCCAtttaaaagaagaggaaaagtatTCCTGGAAATCGGGAGTAATCTGTCTGTGGTGAGATACTGTATAGCTTTCTGTTGTGGTACTGGCTAATTTCAATGCAACTCTGCATAGACTTCTGTGGGCTGCTTGCCTTCAGGACTGTGTCCACGTTGTGGTTCCTGAGCTTCCATTTGCAAAGTATTGCAGGACAAGAGTTTCTTTACTACTTCTATAATATAAATCACGTTATTTCTTTCCATATCTTCAAATTTCTTTGAGTGTACCAACAATATGTCTTGATAGCATCCCAAACCGCATACTAGtagctgggtttttttgctgcgTATAGTAAGTATAAAATACACAGCTAGTACAGCAGTATAAGCTTTCCTCACAGCTGCTTGTTGTTGAACTTGTCTTCATAGTCTGAACAATGTAACATGCTTATGTTGACTGGTAATTCAAattaatagatttttctttttaaccagtGTGACACTAGTCTATTCAATCCCTATCAAAGGTATTTGCAGAgttagtatttattatttggggttttcttccatttattcactgtcaagggtttagattgcggggtgacaatcaaaccctggcagatgtattgttaacctcttctcctccccccacttcccccttttgcccctccctcttccccccttcccactaagcacaggcgatcgggagggaaagaaggacagagagaagagagttggaaaaattaaaaatgttttactagtgctactaataagactagagaaaataatacaaaatatacaaaaccaatcttgaaagtctcagcaactgcagagccagcacccaaagtcctggattggactctgcagccaaccggagctggattcagtctctctctaggcttcagttcgcagggatgaccagcaaggtcctctcctaatgtcagccataagcagaagggaaaagaaggaaaagggacgagatccttgtgatctcccacttttatatgaagtattcacatgaatggaatgttatacacagttggtcagtctcttggtcaccggtttctcgttgcccctctcgtgagatgtccatccgtgcttatcaataagtttgcattccattgttatgtttaccagaacatgtatctggttctccaggaaaatgcagctaatatgaaggctttagctgacaagcaaattcactaaaagaaaaacttggtttttaacaaaaccaggacattcacACAAGACTTTCTTCCTTTTTGGTGGAGCTTTGTATTCTCCTGGTCATTTAATAGGAAACTTTCAAAATTTGTCTTTGAGTTTGCCGAGctattttcccctctgttttttgAGTAGTGACATAAAGCTATCCATAGACCAGACCAGATCTTCATAAGTATTGGGTTGAATGCTTTTCTTCTATAGTTAACCTGTACAGTTGTTGCTTGGTGTTTAACTTTGAATTTTGCTGTAACTGGTGATAATGCTCCTGTAAATGATGTTTAGTAGGAAAGATTAATGTAATTGGTTTCTTGATAAAAGCTGAATAAAAATTTGCATTGTGCAGCTGAAAAATACAACCACCTATTTGAAAAAGACCCACTGTCATTATTTTTATTGATGTGAAGATTATCAgtagaagaactgagctgaatGTCATTCTTTTCCATTTGCATTTCTTGTGCATATTGATGTGTTCTCGTAGAGCTGTTCCTGCAACAAAGGTATGCATATTAAACAAGGTGTAGCTAGAAGGTTATGGTGATCTGCTGAAAACATGGAAGCAGTAAGAACCATTACTGAGGGCTTCCACTTGGTGTTTTGTTATGTACTTGCACTGTGAATTCACTTTATCCTTGTCCAGAGGCCACGCTTAGGTGTGTAGCAATATTTTGTGAACATGATTGTTGGTGTGCTAAGGAGCTTATTAACCTGATGAATGAAGATAGGCACTAAGCAGTTACTAAAATTTGTAAGGTTAGAAGGTAGAAAGTAATGCTGAGAGTGTACTTTCATGCATGCTTGGTGCACAAAATAACCTGCTTCAATCAAGTCTTGGTCCAAAATGTGATGCCCATGTTGCTCTGCTTCACTAATGAGAGGTGTTTTCCCCCTGGGAGTCTTAGCATCCTAAAATAAATTTGTACTACTAATAACCTAGCAGTTGAAACCATCTTTTGGATTAAAAATCAACCTGTACTTTGCAGTTGAGAAAACAAACTCGCAGTGTAAATCCACCAGAATTTCCTCTGAAACAGGCATGTGGTTGTTTTTGATAGATGTGCACTTTTGAAAGCAATACCTGTGATTGCTTTTTTGAGAGATCAAGTTGCTGTTTAGTGAAATGTCCTCATGTTTTCTTATGATCATAAAAATTTAGATCTGAAAGTGGTCTTGCTCACTCAAGGTGTCACCAACCATACCTGTGCTACCTCTCATACCTCTCTAGTTGATCATAATGTCCTACTGATAGAGATTTCAATGACCCTTGGTGGTCTATTTTGAAAGTAGAAACTACtatgttctttttcttctatCTTGCTTTAACATAATGGATATGCAAAATTCTTTTTTTAGCATTATGTATGTTTCCTCCTCAGCATCTCCTTAAAGGCTTCCTGTGTAGATAATGTATTTTAGATTTCATAGCTGTCTTACCGTTCTATTCTGGCCTTTCTGTCTGTTCCTATGTAGAAGACTTTACTCAGCTGAGACCTTGTTTTGCCCTACTAGCAGTGACATGTGCCCTGAACAAAACTGTTGATGTGCCTCCTTATAAGAGTACACTGTTCCAGAAGGGACAAAGGCTATTTATTTAAGGTTCAGCTTGGCTGGGTTACCTCCAATACTCTTGCTCGGTTTGAGGTCCCTCCTTCGAGCTGCCTTGCTTAGTGGTTCTTCCTGTGTTTGGGCGGCTGATGCTTTTTGCCTGAGAGCATGTATTTCTTCTTGTCCTCTGGACCTCCAGGAGGTGGTtgctttggtggtttgttttcaaATCACTTACTTGGTCTGTTCAGCATCTCGCATGACTGGTCAGTCTTTCAGTATTCTTGAACACCTGTGCCATTGCCCTTTCTTTTTGCAAGCTTTGTGCTGCAGGAAATGCAGTAAATGTATTATGTATCACACTGTGCATAATTGCACAGAGCTGGTCTTAAAACTTAgctcaaatgcttttttttcatttgcaaataGAAAGATTGACACCTACTTCTCAAGTAACTGTTGCAACCAGTTCTGTATCTTTCTAAGGCTCTTGTCAAGGACTGAAAAAGCATCTCCCTAATGGGGTGAAAAATCAGGAGGAGAGGAGTTTGATTCTGTCCTGAGGCAGTGGCTTAGGAAgaaattaaaccaatttaaaAGAGCCCCTTTTTGTTAGTTtacttcctctttttttctttctcagggtGCTTGCAACtagttttgtttttccaacaTCTATTCACAAAACTGAAGCTTCAAATAATTGCTCAAAAATTTTCTGGCTTCTAAATCTTGAGGACAGCAAATAGAAAAGTTTGGGGTGCAATTGGTTCTTAATGCTCTTACACATGGAACAGTATCCATTGGTGTTTTTCCAGAGGTAGCTGCATCTTTCACCAGTATCCTTTTTATTTAACTCAGTAAaccagttaatttttttcttaacagtCCTTCTAACATAGTTTCAGGTCTATGGCCATCAGTATGGAGCTACAAGCTGCTTACCAGACTTTTAACCTCTGGTTCCTCTAACGGGAATTTTCAAAATATCAGGGCATGAAGGCATGTCAGAGGATGGACATAAAGTACAGGActtttgcatatttttaatttactttttctaCAAAGCTCATTTAAAACTGTGTTCATCCTAAATCAAAATTAAGGCCTGTCTTACTGTTTGATTCTGCTTCTATGTGTTGCATGCTGggtgcttcaggaaaatatcgtACAGTTTTGACTGCCAAGAAATAGATTGGTTCTCTGCAATATCAAGTTGGAAGAGGGAACAGGCCTGTTCCTATATAAGATACTTCTGAATGCACAGAACACTCCCAACAAATATGCGTGTTCTGATAGGGTTGTTGCACAGCtcacaaaaacccaaaaagcacaGTTGACTGGCTGTCATTTGACTCTGAATCTCTCCGTGATAAATTTCCAACTTGCATCTAACCAACTGTATGTTTATGTTGGAAAAATCATCAGCATTTGATAGAAGACTTGGTGCTGACATTGAGGAAAAACTAATCTATAGTTTTACCACTAGAAGGGATCTAATGAAAGAGTTTTCATGTCAGGGAAATACTTAACCAGCTTTGAACACTATTGCAGTGTGTTTGGGTGAAGGGAGAAATGGTTTCTCAAGTGTCTGGTGGTAATCAATGCAGCTTTTCCTTAGCATTCTGCTCTTGATGAAAAGGTACACCTGTAGTGTACTCTAATAGCTGCTGGTCCTGGGCAAGTCAGTCTTGGTCAGCATCAGAAAAGTGGCAGCAGAGTAGCCAAGCAGAGAAAAGTGAAGAATCTTTGGTTTTGTCTTACGTATCTTGTCTTACGAATACAGACATAAAGCCCTGGACTTCTATCCTTCTAGCTCAAAAATATGCAAGGCATATTCTGATGTATTCCATatgtttttcttgaaaatatgATCATTATTGCACTTTGTGGCAAATTGAAACTGGAGTAGGTTTTACCTTGTTTTGCCAGGTGATAAATACTGTGTCCTTGTGTGCTACTGCCTCTGACAAAAGAAATCGAAGAAGCATCTTGTGAAATTAACAAATGAAATGTTAATAGTTACATAGAAGATCCCATGGTGTGATCATCTTGTCTTTTGAATGACTGAAAGCTGTGCTGAAACATGAATCTGTCTCGTATTGTCATCCTTCAGTATGGGTCAATAAAACCATACAACTGTGGTGTTTTAAAAGCGCTGCTTggtatgcttttattttttcttactatgGCTGTATTTTCCAGCAGTAGACTCACTGTTAAACATTAGGCTTGACAATATGCCAGATCAAAAGACAGACTGGTTTTGTCTAGAATCCAAAGTGCCTGAACTTGCAGGGAGACTGGATAAATACCAAAATGTACTACAGAAGGCTGGAGACAGCATTTGTTCATATGACTAATTTCAAACAGGCCATAAGTATGTTTTCCAGCTTACATTAATGTATAACTCACACATCAAGTTACTGTGGGGAGTAAGTGAAACCGAGGACAGTAATTTGGTGAGAAACATTCCAAATATTTTGTTTAGTATCCTTACTTTAGAGATTAGTGTTCTTGTTCATCCTGGCATGTTGCAAGCTAATGATTTTTACTTTACAACTATAAACCTTTAGAGTTGCTGAAGGAGAGCCAATGGAAGAAGTAGTTCAAGAAATGACGTTAGATGAGTGGAAAACTCTTCAGCAACAGAATCGACCAAAGCCTGAATTCAACATCCGGAAGCCAGAATCCACTGTTCCTTCCAAAGCAGTGGTGATTCACAAGTCAAAATATAGCGATGATGTAAGCATTGCCTTAGGAATTCTGTAAACTCTGCTTTATGCCCAGAGTTAGGAAACTGTCTCTGTTCTTTTTCTACTAGTTTTAGTATAACCCAGACTAGAAGTTTGTATCTAAGCTTTGTTACTGTAATGACATGTATGCCCCCAAACTTGCTTTAAACTTACCGTCTGTGCATTTTCTTCTCTCTCGGCTCATCACTCCTGTTTTGTGTATAAATACGCAGTCTATTAAGTTATTCTACATTACGGCTCAGTCTTAGCAATATAAAGCCTTGCTGCTGCCACCTGTGTAGATCTCTGGTAATGCTGCTAGAGAAGCTTGGTTTACTAAACACTTCTTATCCTAACTTTGAATCCCATCTAGCTTACTTGCTGGTATACACTTATATATTAAACTCAGGTTTTGGTATCTGTTAGTGTGGATACTAACTGTCCTATTTTTCATGTGTGCTGGATCCCCGCTTTTATTGTGTACTTAGAATATATGATTCCCCCCCACCCTGTTTTAGAGTCCCACTTCTTAGAAATAACTCTGGAGACCTTGTTCTGCATGTATGAATGCACATATTATCCTTTGTCTAGTTATAATATAAACATCAAAACTCGCAGCTGTTTAAGTCTTAATCAGTTTAGGTCATTGAGTGCTTCCAGGGAGAGACACTAATACTGAAGTGGCCTGCATCCTTTTTAGCCTGGCTTTTGGTGGTCACAGTTGTCATTATCCCATCTTCCTTCTCTGAGGGAGATGGTGGTAGGGATGAGGAGAATATCTTTCACAGGCTCTAAAGAAAGTATGCAAGTGTGTGAAGTGTGCATGCAGGTTGCTGTTCTTTTTGCCTGTAAAGTTTCTTGGCTGGCAGTATCAAAGGACTTTGTCAAAATGAACATAAAATAAGAGGTACAAGAACTGCATAACATGGACAAGTCAAATCTCTTTGTTAGACATTGGGTAGAATAAGTGATTCATCACTGTATGAGATGAGTTTACATATGTGTTAACTACTACAGTGCACGTTAAAATTATGGTGGGAAATAGTCTTACATCCACTAACTACTAGGAATACACAGAGTTAAAACAACGATAGTCTCACAGCTGCATACAAATAGACTAACAGATCAAGTAGCAGCCAAATACTGTGCTTTGCTATGGCCTTTTAACAATTAGTTGAAGATAATTGCAGAAGTAAGTAGGTTAAGTGTGATTCTCTAGTCCCTTAGAAAACATTGTAGATTATTGTTTCTGAAAAAGCTCTTCAGTGTTACAGACCTGGTATGGAAGAATTTGTTGCCAGGACTCTGAGCCAACAAAAACTATCCCAGGCATCTGGGAAGATGCAATTGCCTCACCTCTGTTAAAAACTTGTGGAAGTTAAGGCCTGCCTTCAACTCTGGATGTTATCTTGATTTATCTGCTGCTTAGTCTGTTATAAAAGTATGCGTGTGTGTATGtactggggaggggagaaggctgTACATGGAAGCTATAGACTTTAACCAGATCTTCTTTTTAGCTGCAAAAAGAGAACTTTGAAGATGATTCTCATATCTTTCGAAGACCAGTGAATGACATAACATCTCAGCTGGATATTAATTTTGGGAGTCTTCCTCGCCCTGGCCGTGGATTAAGAGGAGCACGAGGTGGTCGTGGTCGTGGCAGAAGAGTTGAGGAGATGGGACCTCGACCAGAAGTAGTGGTAATGATTTTTGTGGTCTTTATTGTTTGCTtggagagggttttttttgtagttgttgtATGTGTGTCCCACCCCTTTTTGTGTGGAATTATTGATTACTGTAGTGACAGGCGTGTTTCTAATTCCTGCCTCATCGTATGTTGGTCTGGTTATTTTGGGTTCTTGACCCATATCATGTTACTTAAAATTAAGTATCAGTTCAGGCTCACAGCTCTTAACACATGAATTTCAAAAGGTCTAGTTGCTTTGATGGTAACTAGAGGAAAGGATACAGCAAAGATTTGTTTCTGCAATGATCTTTTATatgaatttgaaaataattaaaattactaAAGGCTTGTATCCATTACAAAAATTTCAGCATAGTACAGTAATGGCATTTTGATTACTGGGAGTGAGGTAAGTGAATCTGGG
The Patagioenas fasciata isolate bPatFas1 chromosome Z, bPatFas1.hap1, whole genome shotgun sequence DNA segment above includes these coding regions:
- the HABP4 gene encoding intracellular hyaluronan-binding protein 4 isoform X3, whose amino-acid sequence is MMKGTVGSSVAAVMQESFGCAVANRFYQLLDDESDPFDILREAERRQQQRKRQDEAAATRRAGPSGRAGGGKRESQKECKQPGSSSAPGGPPQPGQKQAPKRGEQQGFNNRGADVKQNKTEWRPSFREYCSYETERQVELAVERPSERLDRERPVRGRGRGRGGLRGRGRGGGIQRSSDGFDQRGKWESERQRESDKIFSGMEQTTPVEETAETAEQPGTSEGEPLNKVAEGEPMEEVVQEMTLDEWKTLQQQNRPKPEFNIRKPESTVPSKAVVIHKSKYSDDLQKENFEDDSHIFRRPVNDITSQLDINFGSLPRPGRGLRGARGGRGRGRRVEEMGPRPEVVVHLVAPNPDDPEDFPALA
- the HABP4 gene encoding intracellular hyaluronan-binding protein 4 isoform X4 gives rise to the protein MMKGTVGSSVAAVMQESFGCAVANRFYQLLDDESDPFDILREAERRQQQRKRQDEAAATRRAGPSGRAGGGKRESQKECKQPGSSSAPGGPPQPGQKQAPKRGEQQGFNNRGADVKQNKTEWRPSFREYCSYETERQVELAVERPSERLDRERPVRGRGRGRGGLRGRGRGGGIQRSSDGFDQRGKWESERQRESDKIGMEQTTPVEETAETAEQPGTSEGEPLNKVAEGEPMEEVVQEMTLDEWKTLQQQNRPKPEFNIRKPESTVPSKAVVIHKSKYSDDLQKENFEDDSHIFRRPVNDITSQLDINFGSLPRPGRGLRGARGGRGRGRRVEEMGPRPEVVVHLVAPNPDDPEDFPALA
- the HABP4 gene encoding intracellular hyaluronan-binding protein 4 isoform X2 is translated as MMKGTVGSSVAAVMQESFGCAVANRFYQLLDDESDPFDILREAERRQQQRKRQDEAAATRRAGPSGRAGGGKRESQKECKQPGSSSAPGGPPQPGQKQAPKRGEQQGFNNRGADVKQNKTEWRPSFREYCSYETERQVELAVERPSERLDRERPVRGRGRGRGGLRGRGRGGGIQRSSDGFDQRGKWESERQRESDKIGMEQTTPVEETAETAEQPGTSEGEPLNNAVNIALKTHKSVCKTRITCTLFYLPLRVAEGEPMEEVVQEMTLDEWKTLQQQNRPKPEFNIRKPESTVPSKAVVIHKSKYSDDLQKENFEDDSHIFRRPVNDITSQLDINFGSLPRPGRGLRGARGGRGRGRRVEEMGPRPEVVVHLVAPNPDDPEDFPALA
- the HABP4 gene encoding intracellular hyaluronan-binding protein 4 isoform X1, which translates into the protein MMKGTVGSSVAAVMQESFGCAVANRFYQLLDDESDPFDILREAERRQQQRKRQDEAAATRRAGPSGRAGGGKRESQKECKQPGSSSAPGGPPQPGQKQAPKRGEQQGFNNRGADVKQNKTEWRPSFREYCSYETERQVELAVERPSERLDRERPVRGRGRGRGGLRGRGRGGGIQRSSDGFDQRGKWESERQRESDKIFSGMEQTTPVEETAETAEQPGTSEGEPLNNAVNIALKTHKSVCKTRITCTLFYLPLRVAEGEPMEEVVQEMTLDEWKTLQQQNRPKPEFNIRKPESTVPSKAVVIHKSKYSDDLQKENFEDDSHIFRRPVNDITSQLDINFGSLPRPGRGLRGARGGRGRGRRVEEMGPRPEVVVHLVAPNPDDPEDFPALA